In Ruegeria sp. YS9, the genomic window CCATATGTTCATGGTGATGATGGGTACTGTCGTGATTGCCGGGATCGTCGGGTATCTGTCCGAACAGACCGGTTTCACCCATAACGGCTATTTGCAATCCATCATCATCTGTGTGGGCGGGGCGTTCCTGTTCTATTTCGTCCGTATCATGTTCGGTATCAGCTTTGGTCCTCCGGGGCTGGATGCGGTGATTTCCTCTGTTGGTGCCCTGATCATCGTGCCGACCCACTGGAGGAAGTGACATGCCAATCGTCGCCCTGATCATCATCGGTGCAGCGGCAGGGTTTCTGGCCACCCGCCTGATGCGGATCGAGGCGGATATCCCGACGACCATGCTGATCGGTATCGCAGGCGCCCTGATCGGAGGGATGCTGCTGCGGTTTCTTGTAACCGTTATGGGGTGGCTGTCTGGTTTTGTCGGGGCGGTTCTGGGTGCGTTGCTGGTGATTTGGATCTGGCAGACCTACCTGCGCCGCTAACCCCTTGACCCGGCGTCCTTCTTCCGTCCAGATCACATCCAACGAAAAAGGGAAATGATGATGCCGTATGGTTTGAAGCCGGGTGATGTCGCTCTGATGGGCGTTCCTTTGGATCTGCATTCCTCGTTTCTGCAAGGGCCGGCCTTCGCCCCCGGACGCATCCGCGAGGCGCTGCATTCCGGTGCCGCCAACCTGACGGCCGAGGATGGCACCGATCTGGGGGCAAGCAGCCAATTCCGGGATACCGGCGATCTTGATGTGTTCGAAATGCGCGGGCAGGAACCGATTGACCGGATCGAGGCCGAAGCGGCGAAACGGATCGCAACCGGCGCGCGCCTGTTGTCGCTGGGCGGCGACCATTCCGTGGCCTATCCGCTGATCAAGGCCCATTCAGACAGGTACGAAGACCTGAACATCCTGCATATCGACAGCCACCCGGATCTGTACGACACGCAGGATATCGGACCGCTCGGCCATGGCTGCCCCTTTGCCCGGGTGATGGAGACCTGCCCGGTCAAGCGTCTGGTGCAGGTCGGCATCCGCACCATGAACGCCCATCAGCGCGAACAGGCCGACAAGTTCGGCGTCGAGGTGATCGACATGCGCAACTGGAGCCCCGATTTGCAGATTGCCTTCGATGGCCCGGTCTACCTGTCACTGGACCTGGATGCGCTGGACCCGGCCTTTGCCCCCGGCGTCTCGCATCATGAACCCGGTGGGCTGAGCACGCGCGAGGTTGTCGACCTGATCCACCGGTTCAAAGGCCAGCTGGTCGGTGCGGATATCGTCGAGCTCAACCCGCATCGCGATCCCCATGGCATGACGGCGATGGTGGCCGCGAAGTTCGTCAAGGAAATCGGCGCGCGCTTGTTGAACGGCTAGTTTACCTTTCGTCGCACTCCGTCGCAGACCCAAGCGCCGGAGCACCTCTGGTGGTCAAACCGAAACGGTTCGCTTCGGTGGCGTTCATCCAGTGCATACTGTCGGCCGGGGCAGCGAACAGGGTGTACCAGTAAAACTCCTCATCCACGCCGATGTCTTTGAAATAGTCCAGATATCGATCATGTTCGGGGTCGTCCTCGGGCAAGTCGGTGGCCACCAGACCCGACCCGGCCCAGCTGTGGACACCGACACAGGCCCCCGGTTGCAGCACGCGGCGGTTTCCGGCCAGAAACAGATCGGTACCCCCGCTGGCAACCAGACCGTTCGAGGGCACGACAGTGTCGAACCCGGCCCTGTGCACTTCACGGGCGAAGATGACACTGGCGTCATCGTCAACAGATCCTTCAATGTACCGCAGAACCAGAGTGCGGGCTTCGGGGTTTTGGGCTTTCACTTCCTCAAAGGCAGACAGCGTCGTCTCGTCAATTGTGCCCGAGGCGATGATCTGGTCGCCCTGCGCAACAAAACTGACGGGGGTGTAATACGCACCGCATGAGGCGAGCAGGGCCAGGCAGGCTGTGATGGATGCAAGTCTGAATGTCACGTTGGCCTCTGGGCTGTGCTTTCAAAAGGGGTATCAGCATGCCGCTTTGGCGTCCACTGTCGGGCTCAGTTGCGCGGCGGCCGGCTTTTGTAGACCGGCAATTGCCAGCCAAACGTCAACGATCCGGCGCGCAACGCCCAGCACACCAGGGCGCAGAGGCCCAGGGAAAACGCAGGCGCCGCCCCCAACCCGGAAGCCAGCACCGCAGTCAGAGCACCTGTAAAGGCGCAGGACACATAAAGCTCGCCCTGTTTCAGCACCAGCGGTACTTCGTTGCAGACCACGTCACGCATCAGCCCGCCCAGGCATCCGGTGGTCACACCCATCAAAACGACAATGACGCCGGACTGATCCAGCGACAGCGCCGCGCCGGTTCCGGCCGCGACAGCCACCGACAGTGCAAAACTGTCCAGCCAGACCAGCCAGTTATAACGGCTTTCCACCAGATGTGCTGTAAAGAAAACCAGGACCGAAGCCGCGACTGCGATCAGGATGTAATCCGGCTGCCCAACCCAGAAGATCGGGTGACGATCCAGCAGAAGGTCGCGCACCGTACCGCCACCGACGGCGGTCAGGCAGGCCATGAAGGCAAATCCTACCAGATCCAGCTGGGCACGGCTGGCCACCAGTGCCCCTGTCAACGCGAAGATCAGAACCGAGGCATAGTCCAGCAGCGTCAGTGCAGTCACGCCTGTGCCTTTTTCGGTTTGAACGGCGCCATTCCGGCCCGGGCCAGCTCATCGGCCTTTTCATTCTCGGGATGGCCTGCGTGCCCTTTGACCCATTCCCATGTCACATCATGCCGTTCCTGCGCTTCATCCAGACGCTGCCACAGATCGACATTCTTGACCGGCTTCTTGTTCGAGGTTTTCCAGCCGTTGCGTTTCCAACCGAAAATCCACCCGGTGACGCCGTTCTTCACATAGGCGCTGTCGGTGACGACGGTAATCTTCGACGGTCGCTCCAGCGCTTCAAGCGCGCTGATGGCGGCCAGCAGTTCCATCCGGTTGTTGGTCGTCTCGGCCTCGCCCCCGTTGAGCTCACGCTCTTTCAGAACCCTGTCCCCGTCCATCGCGCGCAGTAGCACGCCCCAGCCGCCGGGGCCGGGGTTGCCGGAACAGGCACCGTCCGTATAGGCAAACAATTCAGGCATGGGCGAACACCAGAATGTACCCGTCATACGATCCGGCCAGGCCTTTTCCGATGCCGTGGACTGCGCGATCAATCGTGAACCCGGCCTTGTTCAAGGCGTCCTCGATCTCGGCCTCCGTGTAATAGGAATAATAACGATCCAGATCATCCCGGTGTTCACCAGTGCCCAGCTTCATCCCCAGAAACAGCTGTCCACCGGGTTTCAGAGCCCTGTGGATCGCTTGCAGATGGCGCGGGAAATCTGCGCGCGGCGCGTGCAACAGGGAAAAGCTGGCGTAAATCCCGTCATATTCGGCCGTCTCGGTGACGTCATCGAACGTACCCAGATGTGCATCCACACCGTTTTCGCGTGCATGTTCGACAAAGGCTGGCGTGGCATCCAGCGCGCGAACCTTCAGCCCCTGACGCATCAGGAACCCGCTGTCCGACCCCGGTCCGGACCCCAGATCCAGCACATAGCCGCCTGCGCCGACCGCATCGGCGAAAGCCTGACGGGCCTCAAGCTGCTCGGGCGGCAGAGGGATCTTCAGATATTCGGCCACCTTGTGTGTATAGGCGTTGATCGTACGTTCATCGGTCACAGGTACACTCCGACTGCAAGGCTGGCCAATACGACCGCGGTCAGCAGGATGCGCAACCGCATCCACCAGACCGGTGTCAGGCGCCAGTAGGAAAACAGGGCATCCAGCAACAACAAGCCAGCGAAGCCATACATCAGATTGGTGCCCGCATTTACCGGCCCGCCCCCTGTCATGGCAAAGGCCCAAAGCGCGGGCAGAACCGACAACAGATAACACAGGGCCGCCTTGCTGCCTGATGTCTTGGTGGCAAAACCCCAGAGAACACCGGACATGAAGCTGAGGATGACCGATCCATAGAACAGTTGCACATAGGGCCCCACGAAACGTGGGCCAAAGGTTTGCACGCCCCAGGCATTCAGGTCGCCGTTCAGATAGGTCAGGACGCCCCAGACAAACGGGATCAGTCCCGCCAGCCCCAGATAGAGCGGCGCTTTCGGCACTCCGTTCACGCCGGTTGCCTCAACACGCGGGGGACTTTGAACTCGACGTTTTCAACAGCGGTCTCGACCGGCTCGACGGTGACATCATAATGCGCGCTGAACGCTTCGATCACCTCGTTTACCAGAACTTCCGGGGCCGACGCGCCTGCGGTGACAGCCACGGTCGAGATACCCTCGAGCGCGCGCCAGTCAATCTCGGTGGCGCGCTGGACCAGCTGCGCGTACTGACACCCCTCGCGCGAGGCAACCTCGACAAGGCGGCGCGAGTTCGATGAGTTCGGAGCGCCCACAACCAGCAAAGCATCCGCCTTGGGGGCCACGGCCTTCACCGCTTCCTGCCGGTTGGTGGTGGCGTAACAGATATCTTCCTTGTGCGGTC contains:
- a CDS encoding GlsB/YeaQ/YmgE family stress response membrane protein, which encodes MPIVALIIIGAAAGFLATRLMRIEADIPTTMLIGIAGALIGGMLLRFLVTVMGWLSGFVGAVLGALLVIWIWQTYLRR
- the speB gene encoding agmatinase, with the translated sequence MMMPYGLKPGDVALMGVPLDLHSSFLQGPAFAPGRIREALHSGAANLTAEDGTDLGASSQFRDTGDLDVFEMRGQEPIDRIEAEAAKRIATGARLLSLGGDHSVAYPLIKAHSDRYEDLNILHIDSHPDLYDTQDIGPLGHGCPFARVMETCPVKRLVQVGIRTMNAHQREQADKFGVEVIDMRNWSPDLQIAFDGPVYLSLDLDALDPAFAPGVSHHEPGGLSTREVVDLIHRFKGQLVGADIVELNPHRDPHGMTAMVAAKFVKEIGARLLNG
- a CDS encoding alpha/beta hydrolase, with the translated sequence MTFRLASITACLALLASCGAYYTPVSFVAQGDQIIASGTIDETTLSAFEEVKAQNPEARTLVLRYIEGSVDDDASVIFAREVHRAGFDTVVPSNGLVASGGTDLFLAGNRRVLQPGACVGVHSWAGSGLVATDLPEDDPEHDRYLDYFKDIGVDEEFYWYTLFAAPADSMHWMNATEANRFGLTTRGAPALGSATECDER
- a CDS encoding bifunctional 2-polyprenyl-6-hydroxyphenol methylase/3-demethylubiquinol 3-O-methyltransferase UbiG; its protein translation is MTDERTINAYTHKVAEYLKIPLPPEQLEARQAFADAVGAGGYVLDLGSGPGSDSGFLMRQGLKVRALDATPAFVEHARENGVDAHLGTFDDVTETAEYDGIYASFSLLHAPRADFPRHLQAIHRALKPGGQLFLGMKLGTGEHRDDLDRYYSYYTEAEIEDALNKAGFTIDRAVHGIGKGLAGSYDGYILVFAHA
- a CDS encoding DUF3429 domain-containing protein, which produces MNGVPKAPLYLGLAGLIPFVWGVLTYLNGDLNAWGVQTFGPRFVGPYVQLFYGSVILSFMSGVLWGFATKTSGSKAALCYLLSVLPALWAFAMTGGGPVNAGTNLMYGFAGLLLLDALFSYWRLTPVWWMRLRILLTAVVLASLAVGVYL
- the rnhA gene encoding ribonuclease HI, which gives rise to MPELFAYTDGACSGNPGPGGWGVLLRAMDGDRVLKERELNGGEAETTNNRMELLAAISALEALERPSKITVVTDSAYVKNGVTGWIFGWKRNGWKTSNKKPVKNVDLWQRLDEAQERHDVTWEWVKGHAGHPENEKADELARAGMAPFKPKKAQA
- a CDS encoding trimeric intracellular cation channel family protein, with the protein product MTALTLLDYASVLIFALTGALVASRAQLDLVGFAFMACLTAVGGGTVRDLLLDRHPIFWVGQPDYILIAVAASVLVFFTAHLVESRYNWLVWLDSFALSVAVAAGTGAALSLDQSGVIVVLMGVTTGCLGGLMRDVVCNEVPLVLKQGELYVSCAFTGALTAVLASGLGAAPAFSLGLCALVCWALRAGSLTFGWQLPVYKSRPPRN